Proteins from a genomic interval of Dictyoglomus sp.:
- a CDS encoding ABC transporter ATP-binding protein, producing MIIIETKNLTKYYGKYRGVIDLNLEIYEGEIFGYLGPNGAGKTTTIRLLLDLIKPTRGKALIFGKDVNKEKSIRAKIGYLPGELSLYDNLTGKEFLIYMGNLRRRIDFKFMEELSERFNCDLLKPIGTLSHGNKQKIGLLQAFIHRPSLYILDEPTLGLDPLVQREFYKLISELRRDGSTFFLSSHILPEVERICDRVGIIKEGKIVAIEKIENLKKKALRRVEIHFSEKVPIEYFSNLPGIKELTQEDNIIKFTVIGSLDPVIKRSSQFEVINIISHEPSLEEIFMSFYGESKNGA from the coding sequence ATGATTATTATAGAGACCAAGAATTTAACAAAATACTATGGAAAATACAGAGGAGTTATAGATTTGAATCTGGAAATTTATGAGGGAGAAATTTTTGGCTATCTTGGTCCTAATGGAGCAGGAAAAACCACAACAATAAGATTATTATTAGACCTTATAAAACCCACAAGAGGGAAAGCTTTAATATTTGGGAAAGATGTAAATAAGGAAAAGAGTATAAGGGCAAAGATAGGTTACTTACCTGGAGAGTTATCATTATATGATAATTTAACAGGGAAAGAATTTTTAATCTATATGGGAAATCTGAGAAGAAGAATTGATTTTAAATTTATGGAAGAGCTTTCTGAGAGATTTAATTGTGATCTTTTAAAACCTATAGGAACTCTATCTCATGGAAATAAACAAAAGATTGGTTTATTACAAGCCTTTATTCATAGACCCTCTCTTTATATATTGGATGAGCCCACATTGGGTTTAGATCCTCTTGTTCAAAGGGAATTCTATAAATTGATTTCTGAGCTTAGAAGAGATGGGAGCACTTTTTTCTTATCCTCTCACATTCTTCCAGAAGTAGAAAGAATTTGTGATAGGGTTGGAATTATTAAAGAAGGTAAAATTGTAGCCATTGAAAAGATAGAAAATTTAAAGAAGAAAGCGTTAAGAAGAGTTGAAATACATTTTTCTGAGAAAGTACCTATAGAATATTTTTCAAATCTTCCTGGAATTAAAGAGCTAACTCAGGAAGATAATATAATAAAGTTTACCGTAATTGGATCTTTAGATCCAGTTATTAAAAGATCCAGTCAATTTGAAGTTATAAATATCATTAGCCATGAACCAAGTCTTGAGGAAATATTTATGTCCTTTTATGGGGAGAGTAAAAATGGGGCTTAA
- a CDS encoding ABC transporter permease: MGLKSIFGKTLRDRKRTILGWCTGFLIYAFFILSLYPTFSSENEVIINYIKLFSDMPFLKLFGINSENILEFTTPEGFLNPEFFYMVAPLLIIILSIALGSDAIAGEEERKTMDLLLSNPISRSRIVLEKFLAMTFIIFLVLIFSYIGFLISIFLYKININVIKILQSEIMLGLLGLSFGSLAFSMGCITGNRGKSIAISSVIAVISYLINALSNISSLIRRFRFISLFYYYGGDNPLKKGIYFPHLIVIISFILILLMISLLSFEKRDIKI, encoded by the coding sequence ATGGGGCTTAAAAGTATCTTTGGAAAAACCTTAAGGGACAGAAAAAGGACTATATTAGGCTGGTGTACAGGGTTTCTTATATATGCTTTTTTCATTCTATCATTGTATCCAACTTTTAGCTCTGAAAATGAAGTAATTATTAATTATATAAAATTATTTTCGGATATGCCTTTTTTAAAATTATTTGGAATAAATTCTGAGAATATTTTAGAATTCACTACTCCTGAAGGATTTTTAAATCCTGAGTTTTTCTATATGGTAGCTCCTCTATTGATTATTATCCTAAGTATTGCCTTAGGAAGTGATGCCATTGCTGGAGAAGAGGAGAGAAAAACTATGGATCTTCTTCTCTCAAATCCCATATCAAGGTCAAGAATTGTATTAGAAAAGTTCTTAGCTATGACCTTTATTATATTTTTAGTTCTTATCTTTTCTTATATTGGATTCTTAATAAGTATTTTCCTTTACAAAATAAATATTAATGTTATTAAGATCTTGCAATCGGAGATCATGCTGGGATTATTAGGTTTATCCTTTGGAAGTTTAGCTTTTTCTATGGGATGTATAACGGGAAATAGAGGAAAAAGTATTGCCATAAGTTCTGTCATTGCAGTAATATCTTACCTAATAAATGCCTTATCCAATATTAGTTCTCTTATAAGAAGATTTAGGTTTATATCTTTGTTTTATTATTATGGAGGAGACAATCCTCTTAAAAAAGGTATTTATTTCCCCCATCTAATTGTAATTATTTCTTTTATTTTAATTCTGTTAATGATTTCTCTTCTATCCTTTGAGAAAAGAGACATAAAGATTTAA